Proteins encoded together in one Paracoccus sp. SMMA_5_TC window:
- the fliE gene encoding flagellar hook-basal body complex protein FliE, with amino-acid sequence MISSTLAAQAYDRARPAVAPASGLPQGVSAAAADFARVMEQVDIAATQTMTGQGDTHDLVQSIAQAEIALETAVAIRDKVVEAYQEILRMPV; translated from the coding sequence ATGATATCCTCTACCCTGGCCGCACAGGCCTATGATCGCGCCCGCCCCGCGGTTGCTCCGGCGTCGGGCCTGCCCCAGGGCGTCAGCGCCGCCGCGGCAGATTTCGCCCGGGTCATGGAACAGGTCGATATTGCCGCGACCCAGACGATGACCGGGCAAGGCGACACGCACGATCTTGTCCAAAGCATTGCCCAGGCGGAAATCGCGCTCGAGACAGCCGTCGCGATCCGCGACAAGGTGGTCGAGGCCTATCAGGAAATCCTGAGGATGCCGGTCTGA
- a CDS encoding flagellar biosynthetic protein FliQ — protein MDENLIFDLTRQALWIAVRMSAPLLIVALIAGVVIGLVQALTSIQEMTLTFVPKIALMLAVFWVSMSFMTTILSSFFTDQILPRIAGS, from the coding sequence ATGGACGAGAACCTGATTTTCGACCTGACCCGCCAGGCGCTTTGGATCGCGGTGCGCATGTCAGCCCCGCTGCTGATCGTGGCCCTGATCGCGGGGGTCGTGATCGGTCTGGTTCAGGCGCTGACATCAATCCAGGAAATGACCCTGACCTTTGTGCCCAAGATTGCACTGATGCTCGCGGTTTTCTGGGTCAGCATGAGCTTCATGACCACGATCCTGTCGAGTTTCTTTACCGACCAGATCCTTCCCCGGATCGCAGGATCATAG
- a CDS encoding flagellar hook-basal body complex protein, which yields MDNTIYATLTRQSGLMREMNMVANNIANANTTGFRREGVVFSEYLVSLDRSGETLSMANGRGRMVDLRPGAMTMTNGNYDVAIDGDGFLMVQTPQGSRLTRAGAFMTNAEGELVNPDGYALLDDGQAPIVVPAGARSVGIATDGTISADGNPIGRIGVFAAPDLSRLRHEAGTLFDPGSEVEPLENPVLRQGFLEESNVDPVQEIARMIEVQRAYELGQNFLDQEDQRIRAAITSLTR from the coding sequence ATGGACAACACGATCTACGCCACGCTGACCCGCCAGTCCGGCCTGATGCGTGAAATGAACATGGTGGCAAACAACATTGCCAATGCAAACACCACGGGCTTTCGCCGCGAAGGCGTGGTGTTTTCGGAATACCTGGTATCGCTGGACCGCAGCGGCGAAACGCTGTCGATGGCCAATGGTCGTGGTCGCATGGTGGATCTGCGCCCTGGCGCCATGACCATGACCAATGGCAATTACGATGTTGCGATCGACGGCGATGGCTTCCTGATGGTGCAGACCCCGCAAGGTTCGCGCCTGACGCGTGCAGGGGCATTCATGACCAACGCAGAGGGCGAACTGGTCAATCCCGATGGATATGCATTGTTGGACGATGGCCAGGCCCCGATCGTCGTGCCGGCGGGCGCGCGCAGCGTCGGCATCGCCACTGACGGCACCATATCGGCCGACGGCAATCCGATCGGTCGGATCGGAGTGTTTGCAGCCCCCGACCTTTCCAGGCTGCGGCACGAGGCTGGAACCCTTTTCGATCCCGGCAGCGAGGTCGAGCCATTGGAAAACCCCGTCCTGCGCCAGGGTTTCCTGGAGGAATCGAACGTCGATCCGGTGCAGGAAATCGCCCGCATGATCGAGGTGCAGCGTGCCTATGAACTGGGACAGAACTTTCTGGACCAGGAAGATCAGCGCATTCGCGCTGCCATTACTTCTCTGACCCGGTGA
- the flgG gene encoding flagellar basal-body rod protein FlgG, translating into MRALQIAATGMSAQQMRVEVISNNLANMSTAGYSPRRAEFADLQYQQATRPGTLTATTGTMVPAGVQLGLGVRPASVAVMLGQGALTQTGGDLDLAIEGQGYLEITLPSGMSAYTRDGSLKRSADGQIVTSEGYPLVPDITIPQEARSIAINANGEVFAYFNDRVEPENLGQITLVNFVNAKGLEAIGGNMFLETPASGAPQVALPGQEGLGTLRAGFLEESAVDPVREIAELIKAQRGYELNSKVITAADQMLGTTVQVR; encoded by the coding sequence ATGAGAGCGCTTCAGATCGCCGCGACAGGGATGAGCGCGCAGCAGATGCGCGTCGAGGTCATCTCGAACAACCTGGCGAACATGTCGACCGCAGGTTACAGCCCGCGGCGGGCCGAATTTGCCGATCTGCAATATCAGCAGGCGACGCGCCCTGGAACGCTGACCGCGACCACCGGCACCATGGTGCCGGCGGGTGTGCAGCTTGGACTGGGGGTGCGGCCTGCCAGCGTCGCGGTCATGCTGGGCCAGGGTGCGCTGACCCAGACCGGCGGCGATCTTGACCTGGCCATCGAAGGCCAAGGCTACCTGGAAATCACCCTGCCGTCGGGAATGTCGGCCTATACCCGCGACGGCAGCCTGAAGCGGTCGGCAGATGGACAGATCGTGACCTCAGAGGGATATCCACTGGTTCCCGACATCACCATCCCGCAAGAGGCACGCAGCATCGCGATCAATGCCAATGGCGAGGTGTTTGCCTATTTCAACGACCGGGTCGAGCCCGAGAACCTGGGCCAGATCACCCTGGTCAATTTCGTCAATGCCAAGGGCTTGGAAGCCATAGGGGGCAATATGTTCCTGGAAACCCCGGCGTCCGGCGCGCCACAGGTGGCCTTGCCGGGCCAGGAAGGTCTGGGAACCCTGCGCGCCGGTTTTCTGGAAGAAAGCGCCGTCGATCCGGTCCGCGAGATTGCCGAGCTCATCAAGGCCCAGCGCGGATACGAGCTGAACTCCAAGGTGATCACCGCCGCCGATCAGATGCTGGGCACGACGGTGCAGGTGCGATGA